TACCCTTCCTCATCCATCCCATGCCTTACCAGATAAATTTTCAAGATCTCTCCTCCTTTTCACTTCTATAATGAACACTATACCTTACACTGTATGACTAGCCCGGCATATATACAATAAACCCGATCTCAGATAGCTTCTATCCAAGATCGGGTATTTCCTGCTTACCATTTATCTTACAAATGTGTTATGAACTCGCTCGGATTTGATAAAGTAAGGAATCCAGATGGCACAAGTAAGTACCGACTTGCCAATATCTCTTAACGAGTTTCCATCCTCAAGTTCTCTCGCCATCGGAATCTGAAGCAACAATAGATAATCAATGATACTAACGGCTAGACTGACACTATAAAATATGATCATAAGACGAGGAAAGATCGATTTTCTACTATACAAAGCAATGATAGTATATATGCTAAACACTAAAAACAGTGCGTTATATACCGTTTCAAAAATAACGACCGGTCCCCATAGCGGGTGATAATATTCAGATTGCTTCGAAGTTAGCAACTCCCAAGTCTCTGTTGTAAGCATGGGCAAACAATACATAACCAATTGGAGCGCCAGGAAAATCAACGTAAGAAATAATCCAATCTGGACGAGAATCAGCCAACCACCTAAGCCCGATACGCCTAGTGGACGGTAGTCTGTCTTTTGCTCTTGAATATGTGGTTCCACCTCTTAACACTTCCTTAACTAGTTTTGTTTTTCTGAGATGAGTCTTCCTCGTAATTGTAAATTGAATCTACGGGTGATTCTTACCCCTTCATTCACGTGCGTTGTATGTATTTTCACACTCTCCTTATAGCAATCTCTCCGCCCTCCTATTATATAGAATTTTACACAACTTCCTTATTGTACTACGAGTGTCAAGGCACAGGTTACCAAACATCATACTCATCCACTGTAAAAGCCAAAGAAAGACCTTCGCTATACTTCCGCCATGTTCAGTAAAGTACACGTACGTCATAATCCTCTTATACAGATGCAGATGGTGACTCTGAATTTGACTACAAAGGAGGATATGGATATGACCAATCCCAAAGTAAAACTTTTGCCTTTTGCCGACATTTCAAACTATGTCGAGGGCTTCGATATCGTTTCCACCCAGTGGGGCGGGGATGGCCTTGTTTATGTGCTTTTGATGAATCAGATCCCCGAAAGAGAACGAGGTATGTTCGTTCAGAGTAAATTGAATCAAAGCTATACGTACAAAGTGCTTATTGTGACAGATCAAACTATCGAGGAAGTTGTCATCTGGGGACAGACGTTCAATTATCATTACGTACAACCATTGCATGATCATCTGCTGCTCGTCGGAGCACGGTGTGCGAATTACGGAAATGAACAGTTTGATCTGAACGCCAAATTGTGTGATTTAGACGGAAATACGATCCGCGAGTTTCTGTTGGGAGACGGTATCCAAAGTGTACAGGTCACAGAGAAGGGAACGATCTGGACCAGTTACTTCGATGAAGGGGTATTTGGTAACTACGGATGGAGCGATCCAATTGGATCAAGCGGTCTGCTGGCCTGGGATGAGCACGGTAATAAAGTGTACGAAAACCGCGCAGCTGACATTGCAGATTGTTACGCACTCAATGTGGTAAATGAGAAGCAGGTCTGGTTCTACTTCTATACCGATTTTGAACTCGGTTGTATCTCAGGGGGAACCAGTGAACCTAACGTAACATTTATGAATCCAAACATCTCCGGTTCCTCTGGCCTCAGTACGGATGGTTATCATTTCTTGTTCGATGCCGGGTACGGTAAACATGGGACGTTTGTGCTTAAAAAAATGGAGAAACCCGGTAGATTGAACAAGGGGCAGAAGATTGTTTTGTTAAATGAGGAAGATCAGCCCTTCAAGCAGGCACGGCAGGATTTTCGCCAACATCGTCTTCTACTTAGTGAAGGTAACTTGTTGTATCGGGTAACGATGGAGGAGATTACTTCCGTCTTGGATTAGAGGAAAGGGGTGAAGAGGGTTATTTCTTAAAAGACAATCCCTCTTCTTCCAATGCATTTCGAAGTTTAGGCATGGCAGATGGCCCGATTCCGTGCAGCTTCAGGATTTCTTTCTCCGTGTACTCCGCAAGTTGCAGTAGTGTTGTAATGCCTTCATTCTCCAAGGCACGTCTGGCGGGAGCTGACAGCAAGGCTAGAAATCCTTCTGTCGGTTTACGTTCAGCTTCGCACGTTGGACAGGTTGGGCTGTCACTTTTTTTATAATACGAATGTCCTTGTTCGCATGTTCTGAGTGTTCATTTATCGTTTGCCATGTGGGCATCACTCCTTATAAATTGTATAATATAACCAAGTCAACCTGAATGATAGTTTACTCATAGGAGTGTGTAGAATGGAATTAAAAGATAAGTTGTTATTAATAAAAGAGAATGACTACCAAGCACCTTCAGATATATTTCCATTAGTACAAGAAATGATACATAACATCGGTTCTTTGGATGCCCAGCTACGTGATGAATTAATTTACACAACCTTGTCGAACTGGATTCCTGGTCATGCTCTGACTGTGTACGAACTAGAGCAAATCTTACCCGTAGTCTTGGATGAAAACCATTTGCATTTTAGACTTGGAGAAACAAATTCAGACGCTGTATTCACTCGATCTTTCTCTATGTTGGTTATATCAGTCTTTTTATCCAGGCATAGAGAATCACCATTTCTCTTAAAAGAACACATTCATCAGATAAAAGAGAACGTATTCTACAATGTACAAAAAGAGCGTGATTACCGTGGACATGACGAAGTAAAAGGCTGGGCTCATGCCATAGCACACGCAGCAGATGTTTTGGATGATTTAGCTCAATGTAGCGAACTAGATGAGACCGATCTCTTAACTATCCTCGACTTAGTTTATCAAAAGATAACCGTCACAGATCGCGTGTACTCCGATGGGGAAGATGAAAGAATGGTGAAATCCATCATTAGTGTCTTAAATAGAAGGATACTTAGTGAGACTTACATAAAGCAATGGATTCAACGTTTTGGTGATGTAGAGAAAGATGCAGAATTTCTTCCCTCGTTTAGGCAAAAGAATAACATAAAAAACTTTCTAAAGAGTCTATACTTCAGGATTAAATTTCACCAATTGGATGCTGATCTCGGTCCAACTATTGAGCACACATTATATAAAGTAGAACCCGTATATTACTCATGATTATCAGTCCTTCCAGATTTTCACCCTTATCTCAGACATATTATTGGAAGGAATCGCAATTTTAATTATTGTTAAATTCAGCTCCAAACAAATTGAAATTAGGTTATGAATTCGGCTTGTTTTCTTACCATATAACTTATAATCCGTACTCGGCAAAAACGGCTGCATATTTCTTTTCTAATATCGTCCAGCGCTTTTCGGCTCCGTATTTGGCGTGCAGTTGCTGTAAATAATGCTTGGCTTCTTCCGTATCGCCGGCTTTTAGCAGGAAACGGAAGGTTACTTCGCTTAAATGTAGCGCTGTCTTGTCCATATAATAATGGACTATATCTCTGGCCCCTGTTAGCGAGTGTAAGAATGACATACCCTCTTCCAAATGTGACACCAGTTCTTTCGATAAAGCGTCTGGATCGATATCAGGCGTTAAGGTATAGTGGGCCGGAGCGGAAGGGGCTATTTCTCTGATTCGGCAGGTAAAATGAGATGTGAACTCCAATATGTCTCCATTCAATCCAACGGAATGCAACTCCGCAAGTTCGGTGGAATGAACACCACAATTAACATAAAACTGGACTTGTCTACTGGTGTTATACTTTGCTCTTTGAATGTTGAACTTATATGCGAGGTTTCCATCCGCTTTGTAGAAATTCAGATTTTTCTTCGAATAGCCGTGTTTGGCAAATACGGGTTTGACGTCTGTTTTGATGATCTTCTTAAAAAGTTCCTGCATTGATATCACTCCCAAGGCAAAGTTTATTTAATTCGTTGTTACCCTTTTTTGTTCAGAATCATGCTTGTTCTATTTTATAAAAATAAGGGCCACACATGGATTCGTGCGTATACACGTACGTCCATGTAAACGCTCGGTCGAAGATATAGATATCCTGCTCCGAATCAAAATCCGCTGCAATGACCCGATTCGCGTTTTCGTATAAAAGCACCCAACCACCACTTTCATACATCACATATACTTCATCTTTCGGCTCGGCATCGAAAGCATCTCGTGCTTCATCATGTGTCAGACATTTCTGTTGTTCATAACTGAACATATGCCACTTGTACTGGCTATAATGGATAGACTCTTTGACCACATCATCGATATTATGGGCAAATACGCTGTCCCATTGCTGTACAATCCCTTCGGATTCCTCATACAGTTCGGATACGACAACCCCTTTATCCTGCAATTTCTC
The nucleotide sequence above comes from Paenibacillus sp. W2I17. Encoded proteins:
- a CDS encoding DUF2569 domain-containing protein produces the protein MEPHIQEQKTDYRPLGVSGLGGWLILVQIGLFLTLIFLALQLVMYCLPMLTTETWELLTSKQSEYYHPLWGPVVIFETVYNALFLVFSIYTIIALYSRKSIFPRLMIIFYSVSLAVSIIDYLLLLQIPMARELEDGNSLRDIGKSVLTCAIWIPYFIKSERVHNTFVR
- a CDS encoding DUF2785 domain-containing protein yields the protein MELKDKLLLIKENDYQAPSDIFPLVQEMIHNIGSLDAQLRDELIYTTLSNWIPGHALTVYELEQILPVVLDENHLHFRLGETNSDAVFTRSFSMLVISVFLSRHRESPFLLKEHIHQIKENVFYNVQKERDYRGHDEVKGWAHAIAHAADVLDDLAQCSELDETDLLTILDLVYQKITVTDRVYSDGEDERMVKSIISVLNRRILSETYIKQWIQRFGDVEKDAEFLPSFRQKNNIKNFLKSLYFRIKFHQLDADLGPTIEHTLYKVEPVYYS
- a CDS encoding DUF4304 domain-containing protein, yielding MQELFKKIIKTDVKPVFAKHGYSKKNLNFYKADGNLAYKFNIQRAKYNTSRQVQFYVNCGVHSTELAELHSVGLNGDILEFTSHFTCRIREIAPSAPAHYTLTPDIDPDALSKELVSHLEEGMSFLHSLTGARDIVHYYMDKTALHLSEVTFRFLLKAGDTEEAKHYLQQLHAKYGAEKRWTILEKKYAAVFAEYGL
- a CDS encoding DUF4275 family protein; protein product: MMIRDKINELLDALPEMELNRAYWGIERIHQEYMFKEKLQDKGVVVSELYEESEGIVQQWDSVFAHNIDDVVKESIHYSQYKWHMFSYEQQKCLTHDEARDAFDAEPKDEVYVMYESGGWVLLYENANRVIAADFDSEQDIYIFDRAFTWTYVYTHESMCGPYFYKIEQA